Below is a genomic region from Streptomyces roseoviridis.
CCGGACTGACCGCGCAGGATGCGCTGACGGTGCGGTCGGTGTACGTCACGATGGGCGTGACCGGCTGGTACGTGATCGTCCCGCTCTGCTTCGCATCCCTGGCGACCGGCGTGGTGTCCTCACTCGGAACGACGTGGGGCCTCCTGCGCTACTACTGGGTGACCGTAAAGCTCGCGATCACCGTCCTCGCGACGGGCGCGCTGCTCCTCCACATGCCACCCATCAGCCACATCGCGAGCGCAGCCGCGGCACCGGACTGGTCCGGCGACACCCTCACCGACCTGCGGACCCAGCTCGTCATACAGTCCGCCGCAGCCCTGGCCGTGCTCCTGCTTGCGATCGCCCTGTCGACCTACAAGCCCCAGGGCCGGACCCGCTATGGGCAGCGCAAGCAGCAGCGTTCCGGTCCCGATCAGAGGTCCAAGGTGAGCATCGGGCTCCGCACCGGAGAAACACACGGATAGCGTCGTGGGGTCCACGCTCGCCCGCCAGCGGCGGTGAATGAAGCACAGGGATCCCTCGCGGCAGCAGCGGCGACGGCGAGGGTCGCTGACCGACCTGCGACCGACCTGTCAGGCCAAGCTCTCGGCAGCCGGCGTGCCGATGGCACGCCGGGACCGCCAGATCGAGACGGCGGTGAGCGCCGTCAGCGCGACCATGACTCCGACGGAGATCAGGAAGGCCGGCGAGCTCGGCGACGAGGCGGAGGCCCCCGCGACCACGTAGGCAGCCGTACCGGGCAGCACGCCCAGCGCCGTAGCGGCGGTGAAGGAGCGCAGCCGTACACCGGAGAAGGCGGCGGCGAAGTTGACCGCCGGGAATGGAACGCCGGGTACGACACGCAGCAGGAACACACTGCGGAAGCCCTGCTGGGTGAGCCGCCGGTCCAGGGCTAGCAGCACCTTTCCCTTCAGAAACGGCTGGAGCGCTGCACGGCCGAGCCCTCGGCCGAGCACGAACGCGAGGACAGCACCGAGGGTCGTCCCCGCCACGGCCAGCAGCAACCCCTCCGGGGCACCGAAGAGGACCCCGGCCGCGACGTTCAGCACCGGCTTCGGGAAGAACGCCAGGGTGCCGATCGCGAACACAAACACGAAAACGATACCCGCCCAGACGGGCGGGGTGTCAGAGGTCAACCCCTGCGACAGCACGCGCTGGGGGCTCCACAGGAGCAGGGAACCGGCCGCCGCTGCCAGGATCACGACGAGCAGACCCAGCCGAACGGACGGTGTCATATGCACAGGTCCGAGTGTACGTGGACGTCATCCGACCGCCTGAGCCGCTGGCGATAGGCGCGCTCCGAGGCTCCGAGGCCAGACTGACAACGAAAGCGGCGATGGCCGACCTCCTCAGAGTTGTCGACCATCGCCGGCGGTTGTTTGTGGCCCGACGCTCAGATCTCGTCGATCGGGCTCCAGATGTACGGGACCGTGCGGTCCTCCTCGTACAGGTCCCGCCACACCTCTTCGAGATTCTGAATGCGCTTCCTGAGCTGCGGGAGGAGTGCCTGAATCCGTGCCACCGCCTGCTTCGGGTCGGCGGGCAGGATCGCCCTGGTCAGGCGCTTCATCTCCTCGCGGGCTTCATCCACCATGGCCGCATCCGGGATCTTGACGATCAGCGTATAGGCGCCCACTTCGCTGATGCCCCACTCTCCGTCCGCTTCCTGGACCGCCCAGATGACCGTCTGGGTGGAGGGGGAGAGCGTGAGCTGGCAGTTCGGCCCGATCATCCGACTGAGCACGGGCAGCGCGATCCCGTCATCGCCAGCGAGGGCAGCAGCATCCTCGGCGGTGCGGACGGAGAGGCGCCCCGTGATGGCGTGCGCGACACGGCGCCGCGCGGCAGCTGACGGCTGCTCCTGCGACTTCTCACCATGGGCCTCTGACGACCGGGAGCCAAGGGCTGCGTCCACGTCGGCGGGTTCGGCCTCGTCGTCTTCTTTCGCCCACCAGGTGATGACGACGAACCGGCAGTCGGGGAAGTTCGCCGGGTACA
It encodes:
- a CDS encoding TVP38/TMEM64 family protein → MTPSVRLGLLVVILAAAAGSLLLWSPQRVLSQGLTSDTPPVWAGIVFVFVFAIGTLAFFPKPVLNVAAGVLFGAPEGLLLAVAGTTLGAVLAFVLGRGLGRAALQPFLKGKVLLALDRRLTQQGFRSVFLLRVVPGVPFPAVNFAAAFSGVRLRSFTAATALGVLPGTAAYVVAGASASSPSSPAFLISVGVMVALTALTAVSIWRSRRAIGTPAAESLA